The Glycine soja cultivar W05 chromosome 9, ASM419377v2, whole genome shotgun sequence sequence AGCCAGCAAAGCAAAGAGAGGCAGGAAGGAAAGGGATAATAGTAGGGTAGGCTTCATAGTTAATTTACTCGATAGAGATGTTGTGCTTGAGTGTTTTGCTGAATTGCCTTTGCCTCTTTATATAGTACTATAAATACAGACGAAGCCAGAGTCACACatgttcaaattaaaaattgatacatgattaattattattaaccaTACAtgttccaatttttattttttttttggaatcaaACACACATAATATTAAAAGATGTATAATACTCACATATATATTCAAGTTCAATCACAtctatttgttaatttatataattcttGATACCTTTTGTTCTTTAATGAATGTTTATCAAATTCTCGAGTTAACTTGTTAATTTTTAGGAATTTACGAGTCTATTTATTCTCTACAAGTTGAGtcatatgtaaatttttttaataaactctATGTAAACTTGTTAGACTCTATGCAAATTAAGTATTCCAATTAACGAGTCAACAAGTTTAAAAATTAGACTAAACTAGAATGTCattttgggttgtttttatatgtttatattttaacatatcGTCATTTAGTGTGTTGTCTTTAAATCAAAGAACTCACATTTCTAACAGCATCAAAAATCATTGTTGttctttaataacatcaaatcctTATTTTCCACTAATATCAAATCCTCAATTATGAGAATGCTCTATTACTATTATCACCATTATCACCTCTGTAAGTTATCATCTAGTAGTGATGCATTACTAAACTtgattatttaagtattgtattatctattgtttactattttatgttaaaatatttaattgatatgttatttatatgtatttttatataaaatagacTTTTATAAATTTGTCAAATTTACCAAGTTTTTAAAACTCTCACAAATTTATATACATTATAGAGTTTGATAACCTTCCTTTGATGTTATTCAAATCAAATtcattaagaaaaacaaataagataCCTTATATATGTCACGTatctaataaaaacattattttaatacaaagtCACACATGCATGTTTTGGATAAGATGGATCTATTCGGATTAGGGCTGAGCACGGCACGGGTCGGATTCGGATCCAAAATAGCTCATCCGATCAAGGAGAGAAAGTATGAGATTGAGACACGGAACGTACAAGGAGAGAAAGACGTACAAGTATGAGATTGGGTTTGGAAATgctttatgaattaaaaatattatttgaaattggAAATACTTGAGTGCACCTATTCCTGTGCTATTTTCTGTTCATCTTCTCAATAGAAAGCATTGTCTTTAACTTTATGAATGAAGGCTCAATTGattgttatataataataaaataataagcaaatgaaaaaacaaaaacataaacgGGTGTAGAAAATTGTTACTCATAAAAACCCACTactatccattttttttattctctcaatCCGACACCCAATCCGATCCGATCCGTGcaccttttcttttttggttttttcggATGACGGTCGGTTTCGGATTTTATCCTCACCCCTAAATCGGATTTAGTTTGCTAAGTTAACAAAGTattggaaaattaaaattaaaactaagatattttataaatttagtttattttaaattaagggaatatattttaattttttttgttttacattgttttatttagaaatagaaataaactgattcatttaataattataaattataaatatatttaatagtaCACCTAGAAATCAGTTTgctatttatattttacattttaccaACTTACTTGGGCTTATTTTTAGCAAACCCATGAGCTGCCTGCCACAAAAGGAGagcattttaaaagtaattacacAAGTTATACAATAATAAGAGAGACGTTggaagtaaaataattaatgagagAGAGGGGATCATAcacaaagttatttttttaacaaattcctAGGCATAAggattaagtaatttttttatttaaaaaaaaacattagctCCTCGACGCAGCACAACAATCATAATGAATAAATTATTCTAGTATTAAATTACTGATGAGCCACGAGGAGGAATATCTTATTTCTCTCGTGGAACACAAGCTACACagatcttcttcttcattttttttttctttcgggTTTTGGTACTTTTTAACATAACCGGTTCATGGAAAATTCTAAGTAGAACGGAAAGCCCAATCATTTGTGCTACTGATGAAATTTGGGATTTGCTAGGGGCACCCAGCAGAAAtgctggggcacccagcagaaatgctggtgcacccagcaaattttaaaattgccaAAAATGCCCTTCATGCTTTTTTGCAAACTTGTTCCATTGACAGGGGCGAAAGAAATCTTCCGTGGGACTccacggaagaaccttcttccgcagTTGACATTATAAatgcggaagaaggttcttccgtggAGTCCCACGGAAGATTTCTTCTGCCCCTGTCAACGGCAGAAGAActgcggaagaaccttcttccgtgggttacttagttaaattattttgttaattttaagattattttgtactagttaaatgattttttcctCTGAGAAGTTGACCAATGGCCGATTCTTCTACGCACCGCATGATATGTGTCGGTCACATTTttcctgaatttttttatagtaaaattcATTTTGGACTCCTCGTTCTTCACAGTTACACACACTCCAGTCACACACTTCTTCCTCTCTCCATTTCTCTAACTCTGACCATGCAATTGGCGTTGCTCTCATTGCATTCTCTATAGAAATGACGAACAAGGCCAAAGGAAAAGGCAAGGAGGTCGGCGGAAAAGGTTATGCCGGCAAGTGCAAGGGCGCCTTCGACGACGACAAGACCGGTGGTGCCCGAAAGAGAAACAAGTGAGGTGTCCTTCAGTTTTTTCTGATGACCAATTAAATGCCGCGCCAAGAAGGATGGACATGCCAGATAAGGGCCAGAGTAAATGTTGGCCCGAAACtaatttttttgagttttgggcCTTCTGTTGCAGGCCCTTTTCGAATAAACCGGTGTCtgctgttattttttttggattcgttGACGTGCAAACATGAGGCAGGCCACCTTTGGAAAGTCCCACGGCTTTcccagataattttaaaaaaaccccGAACAGGGGTACTTAGGCAAGTTTACATGGCTCGAAACCaacttttttgagttttggACCTTCTGTTGCAGGCCTTTTTCGAATGAACCGGTgtctccttttattttttttggattcgttGACGTGTAAACATGAGACAGGAGACCTTTGGAGAGTCTCACGGGTTTcccagataattttaaaaaatccccGAACAGGGGTACTTAGGCAACTTTACATGCCCCAAAACCaacttttttgagttttgggcCTTCTGTTGCAGGCCCTTTTCGAATGAACCGGTGTCtgctgttattttttttggattcgttGATGTGTAAACATGAGACAGGCCACCTTTGGAGAGTCTCACGGCTTTcccagataattttaaaaaatccccGAACAGGGGTACTTAGGCAACTTTACATGCCCTGAAACCAACTTTTTCGGGTTTTGGGCTTTCCTTATGCTGACTTTTCCACGCAAGGTTTGATGAAATAAGTAGTTCTGTGAACTGGGTTTGATGTTACACAATAGTTAATGACGTCAGACGACAATGACTGACGTGACCCGACAGTGAACGACGTGAAAGTGAAGCCATGTGCCTGGCTGGGCCATCTATATAAATGACAGATGGGGATGTCCATGGTACTCAACAACAACTGGTATTCAGagtttgtcaaattaattttcgATAAACAATGGCATTCTTAGGAGAGACTTCGTCCCAGACGATCGTGAACTCGAGGTTGgcattcatttttccaaatggaaccGTCATCCACAACGAGTGTGgggtttattttcaaagttctaGTCCAGTGTCCATGCGAGTACCAAATCTATGCGATTTTTCAACTCTCAAAAACAGAATACACAACAGCCTTCAGCTAAACAACAATCAAGTTGTGGATGAAATTCATTACCGGCGACCAGTGGAAGATACAGGTAACAACATTCACTTTGAAagtatgcaattgaaaaatgacatGGATGTGAACACCATGTTAATGTATAATGATCAAGTTTCATTTGTTGGACCGATTGAGTTGTTATGTATCGTTGGTAGAACAGCAGATGCaattttaaacttacttgaacgccCCAACATCCCTACACATGATGCGGTTCTGTATTACAATGGAAGGTGGAACATGTCACGCCAAAACAACTTTGTGGGTTACGCGTTCACCGGAATAAATCCAAAAAATTTTGATATTCCAAAAGGATGTAGCATAGATcaactgaaggatttgatcaagcaagtAGCACCTAAAGGGAATCCTCCTCATGGGATTCACGAATCCCAAGTTATAAGGCGGTTGTTTTATTGACAACCTAGTCATTTGGAGTATTCTGAGAaagttttagaatttaaaattattgagctGAAATGTGACGACGACGTGCTAAAGGTGCTGGTAGAGTCCAATTACTGAAAACAATTTgtgccaatagaaattttggctCTCTTTAGTAAAGTGGTTATGGAAAATGAGGACGATGTGGTTACATCCTTGCGTGATTGAATACTAGTTAAATGTTAGGTTGTTTCGTGCAAATTAAATTTCTGTCCATGATGTTGTAATCGATGTAATATGTCTTAGTGTGtcaatttgttatttttgtgaccCGTTTGTAATGTGTAGTATgtataaaaaaggaataaaatttttattatcaacttttatcaaaaaaatttctaacttattgttgtttaaattatataataattttcagtataaattaaaatttctaacttattttgtccaatcaattacatttaactaaaatttttaacttatttgtttcaatgactaagttatttttttttaaatttctagcttatttttttaaatttctaactcattttttaaaaaaatttaacttatttttttgaaatttctaacttattttttaaaatctctaacttattttttaaaatttctaagttatttatttaaaatttgtaacttatttttaaaaaatttctaacttatttgtttcaatcaattaaaatttctaaattatttttttaaaatttctaacttactttttaaaatgtctaacttatttttctaaaatttctaacttactttttaaaatgtgtaacttattttttaagatttgtaacttatttttaaaaaatttctaacttattgttgtttaaattatgtaataattttcagtataaattaaaatttctaacttattttgtccaatcaattacatttaattaaaatttctaacttatttgtttcaatcaattaaaatttttaacttatttttttaaaatttctaacttactttttaaaatgtctaacttattttttttttaaatttctaacttactttttaaaatgtctaacttattttttaaaatttgtaacttatttttaaaaattttctaacttatttttgtttaaattatataataattttcagtataaattaaaatttctaacttattttgtctaatcaattacatttaattaaaatttctaacttatttgtttcaatgactaagttattttttttttaaatttctagcttatttttttaaaatttctaactcatttttttaaaaaaatttaacttatttttttgaaatgtctaacttattttttaaaatttgtaacttattttttttaaaatttctaacttattgttgtttaaattatataataattttcagtataaattaaaatttctaacttagtTTTTCCAatcaattacatttaattaaaatttctaacttatttgtttcaatgactaagttatttttttaaaatttctagcttatttttttaaatttctaactcatttttaaaaaacatttaacttatttttttgaaatgtctaacttatttttttaaaaatttctaacttactttttaaaatgtctaacgtattttttaaaatttgtaacttatttttaaaaatttctaacttatttttttgaaatttctaacttattgttgtttaaactatataataattttcagtataaattaaaatttctaacttattttatccaatcaattacatttaattaaaatttctaacttatttgtttcaatcaattaaaatttctaacttcttttttttaaaatttctaacttactttttaaaatgtctaacttattttttaaaatttgtaacttatttttaaaaatttctaacttatattTATCACATACATAAACAAGtactaaaattaacaatttaagtaaaaagataatttaaatacataaagaAATAGAGACATTATCTAAATCAATGTGTTTTaacaaatactaaaatttaaatacataaacaaatacaataaaaaagataaatcctAATCTATGCGGGGTCTCTGTCGCGGCCTAAGACTGTCATCTGGGTCGTCATCTCTAGCTATCCTCAGGCAAAGATCCATGATATCATATAAGTCAGTCACTGCAGTCACCATCCTGAGGTTGATGACGCGCTCCAAATGCTCAGCAATCCTTCCCATCCTGACACATGCTGTGCAATCAACCTGTCTCAGTGAAAATAACAAGTTagtatgaatttataaaaaataattaagttaacaAAAAGTACACAGCTTACCACAGAATGCGTAGGGGGATCTGACGCGACTGGAACCTCGGCGACAGGTGGCTCGACGAAGTCATCATCAGTGGGAGGGGGAGGCGCAGGTCTCGGCTCAGCAGTGTCCTCCGTCGACGTCACAAAGGGGTGCGAAATCTGAAAAAACCACTCTATGTAGTCTGGGGCCACCTGCCCAGGAACTACACAGAGCTTCCCTGTAGGCGCCACATGGTCTGAAAAGTGTACCCATCGGTCGTCTATATCAGTACCTGTCAACGAATCACGAATCGGTGGCAGAGGAACGGTCTGAATGTACCCCATCTGCCGAACCACCCTCTCTGGTCGAAGGTAGACGATGATCGGACCCCATCTGACTTGCCCCGTGTACGAGGAGATCAAGTCATAGCCTCGAACTCCCCGATGCTCAGCATACGGCATCCAACAGACGTCAGTCACTGTCAGGGCATCAATACGTGCTCTGTAAGGGGCTCCCTTAATCCCGGTCATCTGGGCCTTACCCATAAGCCACCTACAGGCACGTGGGCTAGCCTCAGCATAACCATCGTCAACAACAGACCTGTGGACTGATGGAAAGTGCTCGTAAATCCAGCACTACAAACACAAAGTCAACATCAGCAATCAAACATGGAttgaattttactttaatttaaattacaagcAGCGATACTCACTTGAAGTAGTGAAATGTAACCAGCCATCTGTCGTGTAGGGGCCTACGACGCCTCGTTAAGCTGATCGTATAGGTGGACCAAAGCGGTCGCTCCCCAAAAGAATGCCCCTGCCTGGCCCAGGTCTCTGAATGCCTGCAGGTGCACAACATGGACatgggttgcactcttgttaacGAAAAGAGTGCAACCAACCAAATGAAGTAGGTACGTCCGAGCTGCAGCAACCCACTGCCTGGCCCGGCACCTACTCTGGTACATGTCCCGAAGCCAGGACAACCGAACATGAGGCCCACCTGCCTGACGTGTCTCAGCTGTAGCCTCGTCTGGGGTGACCTCAAGTAGCTCCGTCAACAGGGCGACTGCGTCAGATGTAGCCAGCGGCTCGAATGAATGCAGCGTGCCAGTAATCGAAATGTGCAGCAATGACAAAACGTCGTCTAGAGTGATCGTCACCTCCCCTACTGGGAGGTGGAAGCTGCTCGTCTCCCTATGTCACCTCTCAACAAAGGCGGATATGAGTCCAGGATCAGTGGTGATCACAGAACACCTGATCAATGGATCCAATCCGGTGGCCGCAATCATACCTTCGATCTCAGCAGCCGGTCTCCCAAATTTATCTACTTTCCTACCATGGGAGACCAACTTGAGATCGGGTCGCTCCTAAATTGAATAACAGTTTATAAATTTgtgtatttcaaaataaaagaaactactTTCTAATTACTGGAATAAAATAAGTACGTACCTGTCCACTCCATATGTTGTGTGCCACATGATCAGCAAATCCTATCAAAACAAATGGATCGCGTGGCCCACCCGGGAACCCCTCATCATCATCAGCTGTCCCATCACTAGCCAATCGATCTATCTCAGCATCATCGGCAGCTGCTGTCCTCTCTGGGCTACCATCAGACGCATGAGGCATATCCTCAGTCAACTGAGGAACATCCTCGACTCTCTGCGTCACCCGTTGCCTACGTGCTGAGGCAGTGGGCCTACAACACCGAGGAACAACCTCAGCCACATCCTGACTAAGGTCTCTGCCTCTACCTGTGCCTACCACACGACGTAGACCTCGtgttctaaccatgatctgaaATCATGAAGAACACTCAAATAATTTGTGTAACAAAGCTTTGGAATTCTAACTAATCCACATAATTTATCCAAATccacaaattatatatttagttcaacataatttatccaaataattgacatacaaatgcatatataacaaATGAGGTTGCGTACTAGTAGGGTTTGACTCAAGCCACTAATGAGGTTGCGTACTTGTAGAGTTTCTCTAGTGAATCTAACaatgtaattatttaatgaatcatTAGATTTTTGTCTAATCATCACAATACTCACATCTAATGACATATGACTTGCTTGCCTAGTGAAAATGATTAAAACTCTCTCAATTTTCACTTTACGTTCATCAATTTTCTCTTTGTTCAATTATTGTTTTAAGTCATTGTTAGGGGAGATAAGGCAACTCTTATGAGAAGCACCTTTAGAAGA is a genomic window containing:
- the LOC114368425 gene encoding protein MAIN-LIKE 1-like, producing MAGYISLLQCWIYEHFPSVHRSVVDDGYAEASPRACRWLMGKAQMTGIKGAPYRARIDALTVTDVCWMPYAEHRGVRGYDLISSYTGQVRWGPIIVYLRPERVVRQMGYIQTVPLPPIRDSLTGTDIDDRWVHFSDHVAPTGKLCVVPGQVAPDYIEWFFQISHPFVTSTEDTAEPRPAPPPPTDDDFVEPPVAEVPVASDPPTHSVVDCTACVRMGRIAEHLERVINLRMVTAVTDLYDIMDLCLRIARDDDPDDSLRPRQRPRID